One window from the genome of Oryza glaberrima chromosome 3, OglaRS2, whole genome shotgun sequence encodes:
- the LOC127765894 gene encoding DUF21 domain-containing protein At2g14520-like: protein MSQHAVCCGAMFWVYLMSCVGLVMFAGLMSGLTLGLMSLSLVDLEVLAKAGTPTDKDNAARILPVVKNQHLLLCTLLIGNSLAMEALPIFLDSLVPSFGAILISVTLILAFGEIMPQAICTRYGLSVGAKAAPVVRVLLIVFFPVAYPISKLLDWVLGKGHVALMRRAELKTLVDMHGNEAGKGGELTHDETTIITGALEMTQKTAKDAMTPISETFSLDINAKLDLHTMGMIMTKGHSRVPIYSGTPNNIIGLILVKNLITCQPEDEVPIRNVTIRKIPRVSDDLPLYDILNEFQKGHSHMAVVVRRIKEPGASIEKTYSDRSDYKTNSDRSDYKINHRDAHADGLSPSRVSIAGSRRSNIEKNGEVRLYKKSEKKRDNILDFNSGPLPSYSLDQEAVGIITMEDVMEQLLQEDILDETDEYVDVHNKIKINMLPLGKSLSPTISPSTGPHSQGLRRTPMTSPLSSYHHGGSILRSPASNNPQSPGTLPTIISPERSPASQAPSRSSPNSTQVSRNS, encoded by the exons aTGTCGCAGCATGCGGTGTGCTGCGGGGCGATGTTCTGGGTGTACCTGATGTCGTGCGTGGGGCTGGTGATGTTCGCCGGGCTCATGTCGGGGCTCACCCTCGGCCTCATGTCGCTCAGCCTCGTCGACCTCGAGGTCCTCGCCAAGGCCGGCACCCCGACGGACAAGGACAACGCCG ccaGGATCCTGCCGGTCGTCAAGAACCAGCACTTGCTCCTCTGCACCCTCCTCATCGGCAACTCCCTCGCCATGGAG GCGCTGCCGATATTTCTGGACTCGCTCGTCCCGTCCTTCGGCGCCATCCTCATCTCCGTCACGCTCATCCTCGCCTTCGGTGAG ATCATGCCGCAGGCCATCTGCACGCGCTACGGGCTCAGCGTCGGGGCCAAGGCGGCGCCCGTTGTCCGGGTACTCCTCATCGTCTTCTTCCCAGTCGCCTACCCAATCAGCAAG TTGTTGGATTGGGTACTCGGAAAGGGCCATGTTGCACTTATGAGGAGAGCTGAGCTAAAGACTTTAGTCGATATGCATGGTAATGAG GCTGGCAAAGGTGGAGAGCTGACTCATGATGAAACCACTATCATTACAGGAGCTTTGGAGATGACTCAAAAGACTGCAAAAGATGCCATGACTCCCATATCTGAAACCTTCTCACTTGATATAAACGCTAAGCTGGACCT GCACACAATGGGTATGATAATGACCAAAGGGCATAGTCGTGTTCCAATATACTCTGGGACTCCAAACAATATTATTGGCCTTATATTG GTTAAAAACTTAATTACTTGCCAACCTGAGGATGAAGTGCCCATTCGAAATGTTACTATCAGAAAAATCCCAAG GGTGTCTGATGATCTTCCTCTCTACGACATTCTAAACGAGTTTCAGAAAGGTCACAGTCACATGGCTGTGGTGGTCAGACGCATAAAAGAACCAGGAGCATCCATTGAAAAGACTTATAGTGACAGATCAGATTACAAAACTAACAGCGACAGATCAGATTACAAAATTAACCACAGAGATGCCCATGCTGATG GTTTGTCACCCTCTCGTGTCAGCATTGCTGGAAGTCGTCGAAGTAACATTGAAAAGAATGGAGAGGTGCGCTTATATAAGAAATCAGAAAAAAAGCGGGACAATATTCTTGATTTTAATAGCGGTCCACTTCCAAGCTATTCATTGGATCAAGAAGCAGTGGGGATAATCACAATGGAAGATGTTATGGAACAATTGCTACAG GAAGATATCTTGGATGAAACAGATGAATATGTTGATGTACATAACAA GATTAAAATAAACATGCTACCTCTGGGCAAATCATTATCACCAACTATATCTCCAAGTACTGGGCCCCATTCCCAAGGACTCAGGAGGACCCCTATGACTTCTCCATTGTCATCATACCATCATGGTGGCTCCATCTTACGTTCCCCTGCTTCAAACAATCCTCAGTCTCCTGGGACTTTGCCGACAATAATTTCTCCTGAAAGATCGCCTGCTTCTCAAGCACCTTCGCGTAGTTCACCTAATTCAACTCAG GTCTCAAGGAATTCGTAA